The DNA segment AAGGGAGTGGGGGCCCATCAGAGGCAGAGTTATCGGGGCTGATCCCTTCAGATTCTGTGCAAAGTGTGCTCTCGTTTGGGCTAAGATCATCTTCTCTCATCTCTTCCCCAAGGGAGGAGGGTTTTTCAGTAACTCTGGATGTAACTTCGGACACGTAAGTCTTGTCCTTATCAAGTGCAACATCACAAACTGTTGGATCAAATGGTGCAACTGTAACTTTTATAAGATTCTTTTCTAGTGCAAAGCGTCTGTTCAACGATTTAGCAGGAGTTGGTCCATGACCAACTGATGTAGTTAGTTGAGGTAGTTTGAATGTGTCAGGGGTCTCAGCTTCTGGTCCCATGTTGTACGGTGAATCTTTCTCTTGGGGAGTGTCAAGTGGAATTTgactccctttctctcccttctcaaCATTCCTGCTGTCATCACTAGGCAACCCTCCTCCCCAAGGAAAGTGCTCATTTGATAGGTCATCATCCTTCAAGAGTTCCTGAATCTGTTCCTCTGTGAAACTGAAATGGCCATCATCTTCTCCATCAGATAGCTCCAGCAAGGAGTCATCCAATTCATCCTCATCCAAGGAACTCCAAGAAAAAGGAGCATTGTCTTTAGGCAAGAGAGAGGTACCAGAAGACTGTTCAGAGGGCACTAGTGAGCACATCATATCTGGAGAAATAAGAGGCAGTTTCACTGAGAACAGGAAATACCCTTTTATCAACTCCAATCTGCTTTAGAGAGTTATGGTGTCTTAGTATTTCAAATTCTTTGCACTATGATTTGTAACATGAGAAAGTTTTAAGATATTTAACTTTACCAGAATCATGGAAATAGGTATCAGaacaatgagatttttttttcctatcaaagtggcaaaaattaaaatgacaagatAATCTATTTTGGTGAGAATGTGAGAAATAAGGATTCTCACATACTATCAGTGAGAGTGTAAGTCAGTACAATATTTTGTAGAGAGTAATTTGGCCATAGCATCtgactcagcaatttcacttctggaaatttaCCTTGCAGAAATACCTGTacaaagacacacagatacaGTTACAAAggtgttcaaagcagcattattcagaACATCCAAATATTGGAAACAAGCTAGATGTCCATCCCCAGACTGTTCACTAAAATCATGGTGCATTCATCTTATGGAATACtttacaattatttaaaaacaatgaagTGGATCTGTATGTACTATCACTGGAATAATATTTATAACATACAAcaaaacaaatacatacatataaaatgtttGGATTTTCACAGTGTATACTTTTTAGAAAACACACACGTAttacttttgaaatttaaaaagaaacaactgtatgcatacaagaagaaaaaaaattgtctttcataCTGTGTGGAGCTGCTGGTGTGATCTCTGCCTTTGCCACGAGACCAAATGGAAAAAGGGTTCAGCTCCTGCTAGCTGTTCCTTTCAGGAGACTTGTCAAAATGATTGACTCCCACCTTCCTGCAGGCACAAAGAAAATTAGAGGATCTTCTCATCACTTTCAACTCTGCTAATTACAAAGTCAACTGCATTATGCTTTAAGGCGCTCCATCTATTAATTTCGatcttgatattttttaaaataccacaaAGTTGGATTCTGAGTCAAGAACATCAAAGAAAAATCTTTAGAGGAAAAATTATGCAACTTAAGGAACTAGTTTTCTTCCTCCCAACAATTTATACTTTCTTAATATCATTCACTCTAGTAGGATGAGCATGGTCTTGAGAGTCTAAAGACCTAGGCTACAGTCCTGGTTCTGTCACTAACTAGTTGTGATAATTTGGGCAAACCATTTAACCAGGGActtgtttcctcatttaaaaaatatagaaggGACAGAGAACTGGGATTAGGTGATGTCTAAGATTCCACCAAGATCCAAAAGTTGTAGTCATGACCATACATACAAAAACCTCATTTTcaatacatacataaacacaaagaACAGGTCTAGAAAAACACAACACAAAATTGATGATTATAATAACCTGCAGGGGCATCAAGAGAGGGACAAGGGGAGACTTCACTATTTTActtgatatttatatatacttgtgTAATTAAAAATTAGGTCTTAAGTAGCTAATGACGGACCTGATCTCTCATTATTTTCTACATGGCAAAAGtgatagaaaatttggaaaattcttatagcCTTTTAACTG comes from the Bos taurus isolate L1 Dominette 01449 registration number 42190680 breed Hereford chromosome 2, ARS-UCD2.0, whole genome shotgun sequence genome and includes:
- the S100PBP gene encoding S100P-binding protein isoform X3 translates to MKDNFFSSYMMCSLVPSEQSSGTSLLPKDNAPFSWSSLDEDELDDSLLELSDGEDDGHFSFTEEQIQELLKDDDLSNEHFPWGGGLPSDDSRNVEKGEKGSQIPLDTPQEKDSPYNMGPEAETPDTFKLPQLTTSVGHGPTPAKSLNRRFALEKNLIKVTVAPFDPTVCDVALDKDKTYVSEVTSRVTEKPSSLGEEMREDDLSPNESTLCTESEGISPDNSASDGPPLPSSNSNFQHTVSDKNMSDSKKATPVFSQILDHSETPNTGSSRRNGSYKSSFEMKLPVSSSSSKQDVLDKDSGKLKVHEKRLGKVIPVLQAKTRTNVPTFSPSDLEKQKQSYLRNVIAHIEDPVDSNQGTLGELCALMDQVHHMHNQKWQHPSDLTRRNYARFRQKSLQRYSLTQWVDRNKRSHHRFQRLPDFPYGPFVSSHQQ
- the S100PBP gene encoding S100P-binding protein isoform X5, with the translated sequence MLWPNYSLQNIVLTYTLTDNMMCSLVPSEQSSGTSLLPKDNAPFSWSSLDEDELDDSLLELSDGEDDGHFSFTEEQIQELLKDDDLSNEHFPWGGGLPSDDSRNVEKGEKGSQIPLDTPQEKDSPYNMGPEAETPDTFKLPQLTTSVGHGPTPAKSLNRRFALEKNLIKVTVAPFDPTVCDVALDKDKTYVSEVTSRVTEKPSSLGEEMREDDLSPNESTLCTESEGISPDNSASDGPPLPSSNSNFQHTVSDKNMSDSKKATPVFSQILDHSETPNTGSSRRNGSYKSSFEMKLPVSSSSSKQDVLDKDSGKLKVHEKRLGKVIPVLQAKTRTNVPTFSPSDLEKQKQSYLRNVIAHIEDPVDSNQG
- the S100PBP gene encoding S100P-binding protein isoform X1 is translated as MLWPNYSLQNIVLTYTLTDNMMCSLVPSEQSSGTSLLPKDNAPFSWSSLDEDELDDSLLELSDGEDDGHFSFTEEQIQELLKDDDLSNEHFPWGGGLPSDDSRNVEKGEKGSQIPLDTPQEKDSPYNMGPEAETPDTFKLPQLTTSVGHGPTPAKSLNRRFALEKNLIKVTVAPFDPTVCDVALDKDKTYVSEVTSRVTEKPSSLGEEMREDDLSPNESTLCTESEGISPDNSASDGPPLPSSNSNFQHTVSDKNMSDSKKATPVFSQILDHSETPNTGSSRRNGSYKSSFEMKLPVSSSSSKQDVLDKDSGKLKVHEKRLGKVIPVLQAKTRTNVPTFSPSDLEKQKQSYLRNVIAHIEDPVDSNQGTLGELCALMDQVHHMHNQKWQHPSDLTRRNYARFRQKSLQRYSLTQWVDRNKRSHHRFQRLPDFPYGPFVSSHQQ
- the S100PBP gene encoding S100P-binding protein isoform X4 — encoded protein: MMCSLVPSEQSSGTSLLPKDNAPFSWSSLDEDELDDSLLELSDGEDDGHFSFTEEQIQELLKDDDLSNEHFPWGGGLPSDDSRNVEKGEKGSQIPLDTPQEKDSPYNMGPEAETPDTFKLPQLTTSVGHGPTPAKSLNRRFALEKNLIKVTVAPFDPTVCDVALDKDKTYVSEVTSRVTEKPSSLGEEMREDDLSPNESTLCTESEGISPDNSASDGPPLPSSNSNFQHTVSDKNMSDSKKATPVFSQILDHSETPNTGSSRRNGSYKSSFEMKLPVSSSSSKQDVLDKDSGKLKVHEKRLGKVIPVLQAKTRTNVPTFSPSDLEKQKQSYLRNVIAHIEDPVDSNQGTLGELCALMDQVHHMHNQKWQHPSDLTRRNYARFRQKSLQRYSLTQWVDRNKRSHHRFQRLPDFPYGPFVSSHQQ
- the S100PBP gene encoding S100P-binding protein isoform X2; the protein is MLWPNYSLQNIVLTYTLTDNMMCSLVPSEQSSGTSLLPKDNAPFSWSSLDEDELDDSLLELSDGEDDGHFSFTEEQIQELLKDDDLSNEHFPWGGGLPSDDSRNVEKGEKGSQIPLDTPQEKDSPYNMGPEAETPDTFKLPQLTTSVGHGPTPAKSLNRRFALEKNLIKVTVAPFDPTVCDVALDKDKTYVSEVTSRVTEKPSSLGEEMREDDLSPNESTLCTESEGISPDNSASDGPPLPSSNSNFQHTVSDKNMSDSKKATPVFSQILDHSETPNTGSSRRNGSYKSSFEMKLPVSSSSSKDVLDKDSGKLKVHEKRLGKVIPVLQAKTRTNVPTFSPSDLEKQKQSYLRNVIAHIEDPVDSNQGTLGELCALMDQVHHMHNQKWQHPSDLTRRNYARFRQKSLQRYSLTQWVDRNKRSHHRFQRLPDFPYGPFVSSHQQ
- the S100PBP gene encoding S100P-binding protein, which produces MMCSLVPSEQSSGTSLLPKDNAPFSWSSLDEDELDDSLLELSDGEDDGHFSFTEEQIQELLKDDDLSNEHFPWGGGLPSDDSRNVEKGEKGSQIPLDTPQEKDSPYNMGPEAETPDTFKLPQLTTSVGHGPTPAKSLNRRFALEKNLIKVTVAPFDPTVCDVALDKDKTYVSEVTSRVTEKPSSLGEEMREDDLSPNESTLCTESEGISPDNSASDGPPLPSSNSNFQHTVSDKNMSDSKKATPVFSQILDHSETPNTGSSRRNGSYKSSFEMKLPVSSSSSKDVLDKDSGKLKVHEKRLGKVIPVLQAKTRTNVPTFSPSDLEKQKQSYLRNVIAHIEDPVDSNQGTLGELCALMDQVHHMHNQKWQHPSDLTRRNYARFRQKSLQRYSLTQWVDRNKRSHHRFQRLPDFPYGPFVSSHQQ